A section of the Agromyces aurantiacus genome encodes:
- a CDS encoding FAD-binding oxidoreductase, whose translation MNSLAFDTPALSLREAFAMLAERLDGRLVLPGDADWDAARSAWNLAVDQRPAAVVIAASAADVARTVRAARELGLGVAPQGTGHNAAPLAEGDGLADAILLKTHELRAVEVRPNQRIARVEAGALWGDVVAATAPHGLAALAGSSHDVGVVGYTLGGGVSFLGRAHGLAANHVVAVELVTADGEFRRVDAEHDAELFWAVRGGGGDFGVVTAIEFRLFEIAQVVAGTLFFPIERTREVLETWAEWTRSVPDTVTSVGRVLRFPPIPDLPPFLSGRSFVVVEAVSLESPERTDELLAPLRALHPEIDTVHPQAPADLLQLHMDPPGPTPGHGDGMMLADLPAEAVRAFVDGVGPDADTALLSAEIRHLGGAFEPAAAIEIAAEAGLPAPGAIAGFEGRYAVYAVGIAAPQTIEAVIASLGRLFARIEPWRAPVAYLNFTERPETGERFFGDDGRLARLRALKSAIDPAGVIRSNHPVRR comes from the coding sequence GTGAACTCCCTCGCCTTCGACACCCCCGCCCTCTCGCTCCGCGAAGCCTTCGCGATGCTCGCCGAACGCCTCGACGGACGGCTCGTGCTGCCCGGCGACGCCGATTGGGACGCCGCCCGCTCGGCTTGGAACCTCGCCGTCGACCAGCGCCCCGCGGCCGTCGTGATCGCGGCGTCCGCCGCCGACGTCGCCCGCACCGTCCGGGCCGCACGCGAGCTCGGGCTCGGCGTCGCGCCGCAGGGCACCGGCCACAACGCCGCGCCGCTCGCCGAGGGCGACGGCCTCGCCGACGCCATCCTGCTGAAGACGCACGAGTTGCGCGCCGTCGAGGTGCGCCCGAACCAGCGGATCGCCCGCGTCGAGGCCGGTGCCCTGTGGGGCGACGTCGTCGCCGCGACGGCGCCGCACGGGCTCGCCGCGCTCGCCGGGTCGAGCCACGACGTCGGCGTCGTCGGGTACACGCTCGGCGGGGGCGTGTCGTTCCTCGGCCGCGCCCACGGGCTCGCCGCCAACCACGTCGTGGCCGTCGAGCTCGTGACGGCCGACGGCGAGTTCCGCCGCGTCGACGCCGAGCACGACGCCGAGCTGTTCTGGGCCGTGCGCGGCGGCGGCGGCGACTTCGGCGTCGTGACCGCGATCGAGTTCCGGCTGTTCGAGATCGCGCAGGTCGTCGCCGGCACGCTGTTCTTCCCGATCGAGCGCACCCGCGAGGTCCTCGAGACCTGGGCCGAGTGGACCCGGTCGGTGCCCGACACCGTCACCTCCGTCGGGCGCGTGCTGCGGTTCCCGCCCATCCCCGACCTGCCCCCGTTCCTGTCCGGCCGCTCCTTCGTGGTCGTCGAGGCCGTGTCGCTCGAGTCGCCGGAGCGCACCGACGAGCTGCTCGCCCCGCTGCGCGCCCTGCACCCCGAGATCGACACCGTGCACCCGCAGGCGCCCGCCGACCTGCTGCAGCTGCACATGGACCCGCCCGGGCCGACCCCCGGCCACGGCGACGGCATGATGCTCGCCGACCTGCCGGCCGAGGCCGTGCGCGCGTTCGTCGACGGCGTCGGCCCCGACGCCGACACCGCGCTGCTCTCGGCCGAGATCCGCCACCTCGGTGGCGCCTTCGAGCCCGCTGCCGCGATCGAGATCGCCGCCGAGGCCGGCCTGCCGGCGCCGGGCGCGATCGCCGGCTTCGAGGGCCGCTACGCCGTGTACGCGGTCGGCATCGCCGCGCCCCAGACGATCGAGGCCGTGATCGCCTCGCTCGGCCGCCTGTTCGCCCGCATCGAGCCGTGGCGCGCGCCCGTCGCGTACCTCAACTTCACCGAGCGGCCCGAGACCGGCGAGCGGTTCTTCGGCGACGACGGACGGCTCGCGCGACTGCGCGCGCTCAAGTCCGCGATCGACCCCGCGGGCGTCATCCGCTCGAACCACCCCGTGCGGCGCTGA
- a CDS encoding LLM class flavin-dependent oxidoreductase, whose product MSLSPRLSVLDLVPVRSGQSSSQAVAASVALAQAADRLGFTRYWFAEHHNMPAVASTTPPVLIAATAARTERIRVGSGGVMLPNHAPLVVAEQFAALEALAPGRIDLGIGRAPGSNPVITQLLRISGPTADVDRFPDHVADILSLLSPDGATLRLTSGREYPIQATPAATGVPELWLLGSSDYSARLAAELGLPYVFANHFSGEGLEQALELYRSGYRPSERHPAPQTILTLNASVADSAEEAEDRALPQLRSMARLRLNRPMRALETVDDALAAPHDSDADEVIARMRPRWVIGDADAAAAAVRALAVRHGIDEVMVAPIAGARADEPADAAPGRVRTLELLAERLAA is encoded by the coding sequence ATGTCACTCTCGCCACGTCTTTCGGTCCTGGATCTCGTGCCCGTGCGCAGCGGCCAGTCGTCGTCGCAGGCCGTCGCGGCCTCCGTCGCCCTCGCGCAGGCCGCCGACCGGCTCGGCTTCACGCGCTACTGGTTCGCCGAGCACCACAACATGCCCGCCGTCGCCTCGACGACCCCGCCCGTGCTCATCGCGGCGACGGCGGCGCGCACCGAGCGGATCCGGGTGGGCTCGGGCGGCGTGATGCTGCCGAACCACGCGCCGCTCGTCGTCGCCGAGCAGTTCGCCGCGCTCGAGGCGCTCGCGCCCGGGCGGATCGACCTCGGCATCGGCCGGGCGCCCGGCAGCAACCCGGTGATCACGCAGCTGCTGCGCATCTCGGGCCCGACGGCCGACGTCGACCGGTTCCCCGACCACGTCGCCGACATCCTGAGCCTGCTGTCGCCGGATGGCGCGACGCTGCGCCTCACGAGCGGCCGCGAGTACCCCATCCAGGCGACCCCGGCCGCCACGGGGGTGCCCGAGCTGTGGCTGCTCGGCAGCTCCGACTACTCGGCGCGGCTCGCGGCCGAGCTCGGGCTGCCGTACGTGTTCGCGAACCACTTCTCGGGCGAGGGGCTCGAGCAGGCGCTCGAGCTGTACCGCTCCGGCTACCGGCCGAGCGAGCGGCATCCGGCGCCGCAGACGATCCTGACCCTGAACGCCTCGGTCGCCGACAGCGCCGAGGAGGCCGAGGATCGCGCGCTCCCCCAGTTGCGCTCGATGGCGCGCCTGCGCCTGAACCGGCCCATGCGCGCGCTCGAGACGGTCGACGACGCCCTCGCCGCGCCGCACGACTCCGACGCCGACGAGGTCATCGCGCGCATGCGCCCGCGCTGGGTGATCGGCGACGCCGACGCCGCGGCGGCGGCCGTGCGCGCCCTCGCCGTGCGGCACGGGATCGACGAGGTCATGGTCGCGCCGATCGCGGGCGCGCGGGCCGACGAGCCGGCGGATGCCGCACCCGGCCGGGTGCGCACGCTCGAGCTGCTCGCCGAGCGCCTCGCCGCGTAG
- a CDS encoding alpha-glucosidase: protein MSNAAEPRHPSTAPDWWKSAVVYQVYPRSFQDSDGDGIGDLRGILQRLDHLERLGVDVVWLSPIYRSPQADNGYDISDYHDIDPVFGTLADFDELLAAMHARGIRLVMDLVVNHTSDEHPWFVESRASRDSAKRDWYWWRPPRPGARGGDPGAEPTNWESFFSGPTWEWDEATGEYFLHLFDRKQPDLNWENPEVRTAVYEMMRWWLDRGVDGFRMDVINLISKHPGLPDGPVRDGKRYGDGSASYVNGPRLHEFLQEMHREVFDGRDGLITVGETPGVTVDDAVLFTDPARREVDMVFQFEHVGLDHGVSKFRPRPLEPGELAASLAKWQDGLRETGWNSLYLENHDQPRSVSRFGDADEHWYGSATALATMLHLMRGTPYVYQGQELGMTNAPFSVIDEYRDIESLNAYAEEVASGTAVADALYGLSLMSRDHARTPVQWDASPNAGFTSGEPWLPVNPNHDRINAADQAGDPGSVFEYYRALIALRHERPVVGHGSFERADAGHPAIFAYERVHGAERLLVVANLSSAEHAPAFDLDLAARWTTGAGEPGDVPILTNTIPDSPAPFDAPLAPWEARVYAAGA, encoded by the coding sequence ATGTCGAACGCAGCCGAGCCGCGCCATCCGTCGACCGCCCCCGACTGGTGGAAGTCGGCCGTGGTGTACCAGGTCTATCCGCGCAGCTTCCAGGACTCCGACGGCGACGGCATCGGCGACCTCCGCGGCATCCTGCAGCGGCTCGACCACCTCGAGCGGCTCGGCGTCGACGTGGTGTGGCTCTCGCCGATCTACCGCTCGCCGCAGGCCGACAACGGCTACGACATCAGCGACTACCACGACATCGATCCGGTGTTCGGCACGCTCGCCGACTTCGACGAGCTGCTCGCGGCGATGCACGCGCGCGGCATCCGGCTCGTCATGGACCTCGTCGTCAACCACACGTCCGACGAGCACCCGTGGTTCGTCGAGTCGCGCGCGAGCCGCGACAGCGCCAAGCGCGACTGGTACTGGTGGCGCCCGCCGCGTCCCGGTGCGCGGGGCGGCGACCCGGGCGCCGAGCCGACGAACTGGGAGTCGTTCTTCTCCGGCCCCACGTGGGAGTGGGACGAGGCCACCGGCGAGTACTTCCTGCACCTCTTCGACCGCAAGCAGCCCGACCTCAACTGGGAGAACCCCGAGGTGCGCACCGCGGTGTACGAGATGATGCGCTGGTGGCTCGACCGGGGCGTCGACGGCTTCCGGATGGATGTCATCAACCTGATCTCGAAGCATCCGGGCCTGCCCGACGGGCCCGTGCGCGACGGCAAGCGGTACGGCGACGGCAGCGCGTCGTACGTGAACGGGCCGCGCCTGCACGAGTTCCTGCAGGAGATGCACCGCGAAGTGTTCGACGGGCGCGACGGGCTCATCACGGTCGGCGAGACGCCCGGCGTGACCGTCGACGACGCGGTCCTGTTCACCGATCCCGCGCGCCGCGAAGTCGACATGGTGTTCCAGTTCGAGCACGTCGGGCTCGACCACGGCGTCAGCAAGTTCCGGCCGCGGCCGCTCGAGCCCGGCGAGCTCGCGGCCTCGCTCGCCAAGTGGCAGGACGGCCTGCGCGAGACCGGATGGAACAGCCTCTACCTCGAGAACCACGACCAGCCCCGCTCGGTCAGCCGCTTCGGCGACGCCGATGAGCACTGGTACGGGTCGGCGACGGCGCTCGCCACGATGCTGCACCTCATGCGCGGCACGCCCTACGTCTACCAGGGGCAGGAGCTCGGCATGACGAACGCGCCGTTCTCGGTCATCGACGAGTACCGCGACATCGAGTCGCTGAACGCGTATGCCGAGGAGGTCGCGAGCGGCACCGCCGTCGCCGACGCGCTGTACGGCCTCAGCCTCATGAGCCGCGACCACGCGCGCACGCCCGTGCAGTGGGATGCGAGCCCGAACGCGGGCTTCACGAGCGGCGAACCGTGGCTTCCGGTCAATCCCAACCACGACCGCATCAACGCGGCCGACCAGGCCGGCGACCCCGGGTCGGTGTTCGAGTACTATCGCGCGCTCATCGCCCTGCGGCACGAGCGGCCGGTCGTCGGGCACGGCTCCTTCGAGCGGGCGGATGCCGGGCACCCGGCGATCTTCGCCTACGAGCGCGTGCACGGGGCCGAGCGACTCCTGGTCGTGGCGAACCTCTCCTCGGCCGAGCACGCGCCCGCATTCGACCTCGACCTCGCCGCGCGCTGGACCACGGGCGCGGGCGAGCCGGGCGACGTGCCGATCCTCACGAACACGATCCCCGACTCGCCGGCGCCGTTCGACGCCCCGCTCGCGCCGTGGGAGGCGCGCGTCTACGCCGCGGGCGCCTGA
- a CDS encoding transferase — protein MGISYVEFEDEAGILRRYRKHVNGRGLVATTAKVDPTAFVDPTAYVDPGAEVQRGATISHGAWVEGDAIVAENATVGVNARVGRGAVIGRFAVVGPYAAVGAGARVQNGARVPREAHVAEGAEHRASGDDLRRLGLAA, from the coding sequence GTGGGCATCAGCTACGTCGAGTTCGAGGACGAAGCCGGGATCCTGCGTCGCTACCGCAAGCACGTCAACGGCCGCGGCCTCGTGGCCACGACCGCGAAGGTGGACCCGACGGCGTTCGTCGACCCGACCGCCTACGTCGACCCCGGCGCGGAGGTGCAGCGCGGTGCGACCATCTCGCACGGCGCCTGGGTCGAGGGCGACGCCATCGTCGCCGAGAACGCGACAGTCGGCGTGAACGCACGCGTCGGCCGGGGCGCCGTCATCGGCCGCTTCGCGGTCGTGGGGCCGTACGCGGCCGTGGGCGCGGGCGCGCGGGTGCAGAACGGCGCGCGCGTGCCGCGCGAGGCGCACGTCGCCGAGGGCGCGGAGCACCGCGCGTCGGGCGACGACCTGCGCCGGCTCGGCCTCGCGGCCTGA
- a CDS encoding glycosyltransferase, translating to MSTYLLCASPIQGHVAPIITIARDLVSRGHDVTVLTGSRFRDAVLATGAEHLALTGIADYDDRRMQDYLPDRDRHRGIAKLEYDVQTIFVRPVAVQFRALEAAIAELAPDAVLIEGAFAGAVPLLLDDPATRPPIIGVGVIPLMQASVDTAPAGLGLAPRPGALGRTRNRLLNAFVRKVVFRKTQALADSIVRELGRGGLDSFIFDFTRMCDRYLQLSPAEFEYPRSDLSPNLRFAGTVLPPSAIAGELPEWWDELDGERPVVHVSQGTIDNKDFGRLIRPTLEALADRDLLVVAATGGRPVSELGELPANARAAEFLPYDLLLPKTDVFVTNAGFGGTQYALSHGVPIVAAGDTEDKPEVAMRVQWSGVGLTLKTGTPTPAAVRTAVERVLADPGFRGRAQGMARRIAGYDTFGIIASELEAAASARGAAATEAASVG from the coding sequence ATGTCCACGTACCTCCTCTGCGCGAGCCCGATCCAGGGTCACGTCGCGCCGATCATCACCATCGCCCGCGACCTCGTCTCGCGCGGCCACGACGTCACCGTCCTGACCGGCTCGCGCTTCCGCGACGCCGTGCTCGCGACGGGCGCCGAGCACCTCGCCCTCACCGGCATCGCCGACTACGACGACCGCCGCATGCAGGACTACCTGCCGGACCGCGACCGCCACCGGGGCATCGCCAAGCTCGAGTACGACGTCCAGACGATCTTCGTCCGCCCGGTCGCCGTGCAGTTCCGCGCGCTCGAGGCGGCGATCGCCGAGCTCGCACCCGATGCGGTGCTGATCGAGGGGGCGTTCGCCGGCGCGGTGCCGCTGCTGCTCGACGACCCGGCGACGCGCCCGCCGATCATCGGCGTCGGTGTCATCCCGCTGATGCAGGCGAGCGTCGACACGGCGCCCGCCGGGCTCGGCCTCGCTCCCCGTCCCGGCGCCCTCGGTCGCACCCGCAACCGGCTGCTCAACGCGTTCGTCCGCAAGGTCGTGTTCCGCAAGACCCAGGCGCTCGCCGACTCGATCGTGCGCGAGCTCGGGCGTGGCGGACTCGACTCGTTCATCTTCGACTTCACCCGCATGTGCGACCGGTACCTGCAGCTCTCGCCCGCCGAGTTCGAGTACCCGCGCAGCGACCTCAGCCCCAACCTGCGCTTCGCCGGCACCGTGCTGCCGCCCTCGGCGATCGCGGGCGAGCTGCCCGAGTGGTGGGACGAGCTCGACGGCGAGCGCCCGGTCGTGCACGTGAGCCAGGGCACGATCGACAACAAGGACTTCGGCCGGCTCATCCGCCCCACCCTCGAGGCCCTCGCCGACCGGGACTTGCTCGTCGTCGCCGCGACCGGAGGCCGCCCCGTCTCGGAGCTCGGCGAGCTGCCCGCGAACGCCCGGGCCGCCGAGTTCCTGCCGTACGACCTCCTGCTGCCGAAGACCGACGTGTTCGTGACCAACGCGGGCTTCGGCGGCACGCAGTACGCGCTCAGCCACGGCGTGCCGATCGTGGCGGCGGGCGACACCGAGGACAAGCCCGAGGTCGCGATGCGCGTGCAGTGGAGCGGCGTGGGGCTCACGCTGAAGACCGGCACGCCGACGCCGGCCGCGGTGCGCACGGCCGTCGAGCGCGTGCTCGCGGACCCCGGCTTCCGCGGCCGTGCGCAGGGCATGGCGCGCCGGATCGCCGGGTACGACACGTTCGGGATCATCGCCTCCGAGCTCGAGGCCGCGGCATCCGCTCGCGGTGCTGCCGCGACCGAGGCGGCCTCGGTCGGCTGA
- a CDS encoding FKBP-type peptidyl-prolyl cis-trans isomerase: MNRALRRGAPIALVSVTALLLVGCAGSGSEPDPTASATDDAAACLEVEAGEQSDAIEVTGDFGAAPTATFDTPLEAEELQRTIAIEGDGDTTTSGDEVSAVVTAFKGSDGTQVFSQPATLTLGDDSLYEGFLAGVDCVAVGSRVVTVAPASAIYGDQGNEGIGVAAGETLVIVTDVQDIVEAEDLPKPGEWTENVPEVKFNGDQPPTVTIPDAEPSDELLVKVLEQGDGAEVKAGDTVTLHYQGLNWATKEIFDQSYGKDAARFGTGDVIPGFGGALVGQTVGTKLIVSIPPALGYGEEESANGLGGQTLVFVVEIQDTESAG; the protein is encoded by the coding sequence ATGAACCGTGCCCTCCGCCGTGGCGCGCCCATCGCACTGGTCTCCGTGACCGCCCTGCTCCTCGTCGGCTGCGCGGGCAGCGGCTCCGAGCCCGACCCCACCGCCAGCGCCACCGACGACGCGGCCGCCTGCCTCGAGGTGGAGGCCGGCGAGCAGAGCGACGCGATCGAGGTGACCGGCGACTTCGGCGCCGCCCCGACGGCGACGTTCGACACGCCGCTCGAAGCCGAGGAGCTCCAGCGCACGATCGCGATCGAGGGCGACGGCGACACCACGACGTCGGGCGACGAGGTCTCGGCGGTCGTCACGGCCTTCAAGGGGTCCGACGGCACCCAGGTCTTCTCGCAGCCCGCCACCCTCACCCTCGGCGACGACTCGCTCTACGAGGGCTTCCTCGCGGGCGTCGACTGCGTCGCGGTCGGCTCGCGCGTCGTGACGGTCGCGCCCGCGTCGGCCATCTACGGCGACCAGGGCAACGAGGGCATCGGCGTCGCCGCCGGCGAGACGCTGGTCATCGTCACCGACGTGCAGGACATCGTCGAGGCCGAGGACCTCCCCAAGCCCGGCGAGTGGACCGAGAACGTGCCCGAGGTGAAGTTCAACGGCGACCAGCCGCCGACCGTCACCATCCCCGACGCCGAGCCCTCCGACGAGCTGCTCGTCAAGGTGCTCGAGCAGGGCGACGGCGCCGAGGTGAAGGCGGGCGACACCGTCACCCTGCACTACCAGGGCCTGAACTGGGCGACCAAGGAGATCTTCGACCAGAGCTACGGCAAGGATGCCGCGCGCTTCGGGACCGGCGACGTGATCCCGGGCTTCGGCGGCGCGCTCGTCGGCCAGACGGTCGGCACCAAGCTCATCGTCTCGATCCCGCCGGCGCTCGGCTACGGCGAGGAGGAGTCGGCCAACGGGCTCGGCGGCCAGACCCTCGTCTTCGTCGTCGAGATCCAGGACACCGAGTCGGCGGGCTGA
- a CDS encoding class I SAM-dependent methyltransferase, translating into MGDVREGFGAAAVSVDAAAAFAELDEVLWDPIAAATVLRSAPRFDERVLDAAAGDGSSALPTAELVGPGGVVDAVDASEALVALLRERAGERMPQLRTHVGDPAAWPYTGYDLVQCVLGVFRFDEVEEGTSHLVECARPGGRVALTVWAHGALDPLGEVLASALPPDDERVAAFDDAARPTLARAETAGTFAQWVADRGLVDVRAEAVPRHLDLTDGLAWRVVMGTGLRSLLGELDDEAVEGVRERFAADLDARSVTILDVTTLVAVGRRPETS; encoded by the coding sequence ATGGGGGATGTCAGGGAGGGGTTCGGTGCCGCCGCCGTGTCGGTCGACGCCGCGGCGGCGTTCGCCGAGCTGGACGAGGTGCTGTGGGATCCGATCGCGGCGGCGACCGTGCTGCGGTCGGCGCCCCGGTTCGACGAGCGCGTGCTCGACGCGGCCGCGGGCGACGGGTCGTCCGCGCTGCCGACGGCCGAGCTCGTGGGCCCGGGCGGGGTGGTGGATGCGGTCGACGCGTCCGAGGCGCTGGTCGCGCTGCTGCGCGAGCGCGCGGGCGAGCGGATGCCGCAGCTGCGCACGCACGTCGGCGACCCGGCCGCGTGGCCGTACACGGGGTACGACCTCGTGCAGTGCGTGCTCGGCGTGTTCCGCTTCGACGAGGTCGAGGAGGGCACAAGCCACCTCGTGGAGTGCGCGCGGCCCGGCGGCCGCGTCGCGCTCACGGTGTGGGCGCACGGCGCCCTCGACCCGCTGGGCGAGGTGCTCGCGTCGGCACTGCCTCCCGACGACGAGCGCGTTGCCGCCTTCGATGACGCGGCCCGGCCCACGCTCGCGCGCGCCGAGACCGCGGGCACCTTCGCGCAGTGGGTCGCCGATCGCGGGCTCGTCGACGTGCGCGCCGAGGCGGTGCCGCGCCACCTCGACCTCACGGACGGGCTCGCGTGGCGCGTGGTCATGGGGACCGGGCTCCGGTCGCTGCTGGGCGAGCTCGACGACGAGGCGGTCGAGGGCGTGCGCGAACGGTTCGCCGCCGACCTGGAC